The proteins below come from a single Drosophila kikkawai strain 14028-0561.14 chromosome 3R, DkikHiC1v2, whole genome shotgun sequence genomic window:
- the LOC138928686 gene encoding uncharacterized protein: MRWESTSKGRWTYRLIPHLDCWLKRKHGQVNFHLTQILSGHGCFRNNLRRFGHEEADNCAHCQGQLEETAEHSVFSCVRFAGERDTLEARLGSTISVETFVPLMLMSEENWQAVSDFAAKVMTELRAEERRRNSEAT; encoded by the coding sequence ATGCGATGGGAGTCTACGTCCAAGGGAAGATGGACGTATCGCCTGATTCCCCACCTGGACTGCTGGCTGAAGAGGAAGCACGGCCAGGTTAATTTCCACCTGACccagatcctcagcggccacGGCTGCTTCCGGAACAACTTGCGGagattcggccacgaggaaGCTGATAACTGCGCGCACTGTCAAGGACAGTTGGAGGAGACGGCAGAACACTCAGTTTTTAGCTGTGTGAGATTTGCCGGTGAGCGAGATACACTGGAGGCCAGGCTGGGAAGCACCATCTCAGTGGAAACGTTCGTTCCACTAATGCTAATGTCCGAAGAGAATTGGCAGGCCGTGTCGGACTTCGCAGCGAAAGTAATGACGGAGCTCCGAGCGGAGGAGCGACGTAGGAACAGCGAGGCAACATAG